The following coding sequences lie in one Notolabrus celidotus isolate fNotCel1 chromosome 6, fNotCel1.pri, whole genome shotgun sequence genomic window:
- the fkbp4 gene encoding peptidyl-prolyl cis-trans isomerase FKBP4 codes for MVGVTMTAEEQTSEGQHTIAMEGEDITPKKDGGVLKLVKREGTGTELPMTGDKVFVHYVGTLLDGTHFDSSRDRGDKFTFELGKGQVIKAWDIGVATMKIGEVSQLICKPEYAYGSAGSPPKIPPSATLVFEIELFEFRGEDITADEDGGIIRRIITKGEGYSKPNEGAAVEVTVEGSCEGRVFDERELKFEIGDGEGLGFPVGVEKAIMAMEQGEEALFIVKPKYGFGNAGNAKYNIPGGATLQYKIKLTAFEKAKESWEMNTVEKLEQSGIVKEKGTQYFKEGKYKQASVQYKRIVSWLEHESGLSEEDEKKAKALRLAAHLNLAMCFLKVQEPNQALENCDKALELDASSEKALFRRGEALFGMNEFDRARDDFQQVIQLYPANKAAKSQVALCQKRIKEQHEKDKRIYANMFKKFAERDSKKEAVRPTNKENGDEEMEIENGEKEAGSETKV; via the exons CTGGTGAAAAGGGAGGGCACAGGCACAGAGCTGCCCATGACAGGAGATAAAGTGTTTGTACATTATGTGGGCACCCTACTGGATGGTACTCACTttgactccagcagagacagaggagacaagTTTACCTTCGAGTTGGGCAAAG GTCAAGTAATAAAAGCATGGGACATCGGCGTAGCCACCATGAAAATCGGGGAGGTGAGCCAGCTCATATGCAAGCCAGAGTATGCTTACGGGTCTGCTGGTAGTCCACCGAAGATACCTCCCAGTGCCACTCTTGTATTCGAG ATTGAATTATTTGAATTTCGGGGTGAGGACATAACTGCCGATGAGGATGGAGGAATCATCCGTCGCATTATCACGAAAGGAGAGGGATATTCCAAGCCTAATGAAGGAGCAGCTGTTGAAG TTACTGTGGAGGGTTCCTGTGAGGGCCGTGTGTTTGACGAGAGGGAATTGAAGTTTGAGATTGGAGATGGAGAGGGTCTCGGCTTTCCAGTTGGAGTGGAGAAAGCTATCATGGCAATGGAGCAGGGAGAGGAGGCACTCTTCATTGTGAAACCCAA GTATGGCTTTGGGAATGCAGGAAATGCAAAGTATAACATCCCTGGTGGAGCAACCCTGCAATACAAAATCAAGCTGACAGCCTTTGAAAAG GCTAAGGAGTCATGGGAGATGAACACAGTAGAGAAGCTGGAACAGAGTGGCATTGTCAAAGAGAAGGGAACACAGTATTTCAAA GAGGGAAAATACAAGCAGGCATCAGTGCAGTACAAAAGGATTGTGTCATGGCTGGAACATGAGTCGGGTTTgtcagaggaggatgagaagaaaGCGAAAGCACTGCGACTGGCTGCACATCTCAACTTGGCCATGTGCTTCCTTAAAGTACAAGAGCCAAACCAAGCCCTGGAAAACTGTGACAAG GCTCTGGAATTGGATGCATCGAGTGAGAAGGCTTTGTTCCGAAGGGGAGAGGCACTATTTGGTATGAATGAGTTCGACAGGGCCAGAGATGACTTCCAACAAGTTATTCAGCTGTATCCTGCCAACAAGGCTGCTAAGAGCCAG GTGGCTCTTTGTCAGAAACGTATCAAGGAGCAGCATGAGAAGGACAAACGCATCTACGCAAACATGTTCAAGAAATTTGCTGAGAGGGATTCAAAG AAAGAAGCAGTGAGGCCGACAAATAAGGAGAACGGTGATGAAGAGATGGAGATTGAGAACGGAGAAAAGGAAGCTGGGAGTGAAACAAAAGTGTAG